DNA sequence from the Methanolobus sp. ZRKC5 genome:
CAAAGCTTGTGATAGCCTTTGCAGGATTTGCTGCTACGGTTACTGTTACAACATATTCTTGAGTGGTTGAATCAGCTGCAGTTACAGTGTAGGTAACAGGGTTTGTGTAGTTCTGAACTATTCCAGTATTAGGTGAAACACTAGCTCCGGTATGAACTATGGTTGGTATCAATGATGTTACATCAGTACCATAAGGAACTGTCAAATCTACTTTCTTCACAGACACTAAAGGAAATATAGCCAAGATATGAGATAGCGTTAAAACAAAAGAAGATGCATAAAAAGTGCTTGAAACCATCAAGTCGCTTAAAGAAAACTAAACAGTCATACCAGTACATCGCAGGAATACATCATATTATGTCAATGTATTCAGATATCTCACTGAAGATTAGAATATAACCTAGCACTAACATTAATAAGGATATAAGCCACGCCCATCTAAGGATATGTGCAAGATTCTTAGGCTGTGTTAATTTTTGAAAAAAACGGTCGACCACGTTTGGTCGATCTTCTGGATTATTATTCATAAAAAAAGAATATCAAAGGATTATCCCTTGATCCTCTTTAGTCTGAAGGTGTTTTCCCTTTCCATCTCTTCAAGACGGAGCCTAATGAAACCCATTGCTTCCTGATATTCCGGTATTACCTTAAATTCGAGAGCATTGACACGCCTTTTGGTCTTCTCGATATCATCAAGAAGCTTTTTCATGGTTGTCTCGATCTCTGCAGCAAGGATTATCTTTTCGACAAGATTCTCATAAGCATCTGCTGCCTCATCAGTGTATGAACTGGTACCAAGAATACCATAACCACGTTCGTTTATGGATTTCCTGACACTGGATGATTCGATCTTTGGAACGACTACACCCATAATGTTACGGCTTTCCAGTTCAATCTCCGGCTTGCTCTTAAGTGCAAAAGCTGTGGATTTGACGGTGATAGTACCGTCAACAGCATTTGCAATACCTATCCTTCGGGAAGCATCTTCATAGGCGGCATCCAGCTCAGTTCTGACATCCTTTGCTTTGCTGAGAATCTCAAAGAACTCAAGGATAAGACCGTCCCTTTTCATCTTGAGCAGCTTATGACCACTCTGAGAGAGCTTGATCTTTCTCTTGAATTCAATAAGTTCTGAACGAGTTGGTTTTACATCTTTCACGCCCATGTTGAATCACCTTTCAGTTAGTTGCTCTTGTGAGCAGGGTGGTACTTGTCGATATACTTGTTATCGATCCTGGTAAGCAGGGATTCCGGAAGCTCAGAGAGAATGTCCCAGCCAACTGCAAGAGTGTCTTCAATTGACCTGTCTTCATCTCTTCCCTGACGGACGAACCTGTCTTCGAACAAGTCAGCGAATTCAAGGATTTTCTGGTCTCTCTCGGACAATGCCTCTTTACCTACAATAGCTACAAGACCTCTGAGGTCACGACCTTCTGCATAACCAGCATACATCTGATCAGATACTGCCTTGTGGTCTTCCCTGGTCTTTCCTTCACCAATACCTGAGTTCATCAGACGTGATAGTGATGGAAGCACATTGATTGGTGGGTAAACACCTTTCATGTGAAGTTCCCTGGAAACTACGATCTGACCTTCTGTGATATATCCTGACAGATCAGGAATTGGGTGAGTGATATCATCACCAGGCATGGTGAGGATTGAGAACTGAGTAACTGAGCCCTTAAGTCCTTTGATAACACCTGCACGCTCGTAGAGTGATGCAAGGTCAGTGTACATGTAACCTGGATAACCACGTCTTCCAGGAACTTCTTCACGAGCTGCACCCATCTGACGGAGAGCTTCACAGTAGTTTGTGATGTCAGTAAGGATTACGAGTACGTGCATATCATGCTCGTATGCAAGGTACTCTGCAGCTGTAAGAGCCATCCTTGGTGTGATGATACGTTCTACAGCAGGGTCGTCTGCAAGGTTAAGGAAAACCACAGCTCTCTCAAGAGCACCGGTCTTTTCGAAGTCCTGCATGAAATACTGGGCTTCTTCGTTTGTAATACCCATTGCAGCAAATACTACTGCGAAAGGTTCGTCTGAACCTGGAACCTTTGCCTGACGTGCGATCTGAAGTGCAATCTCATTATGTGGAAGACCTGATCCGGAGAAGATAGGAAGTTTCTGACCACGCACAAGGGTGTTTGTTCCATCAATGGTTGAGATACCTGTCTGGATGAAGTCCTCTGGTGGCATTCTTGAATATGGGTTCATTGATGAACCGTTAACATCAAGCCTGTCTTCAGGAACAATACGTGGTCCGCCGTCCAATGGTTCTCCTGAACCGGAAAGGATACGGCCAAGCATATCTTTTGATACAGGTAGTTTGATTGTCTCACCGGAGAATACTACACCGGACTCTTCATTCAGTCCACCAGTTCCTTCAAACACTTGAACTGCTACAACATCAGCTGAGGTGTCAAGAACCTGACCCCTCTTTGTTGTACCGTCTGGAAGGTTGATGTGAACAAGTTCACCATAACCTACCGGTTCAGTATTCTCGAGGAACATCAATGGTCCGGAGATTTCTGTGATCGTCTTATATTCCTTGGTCATTTTAGTTGCCTCCAAGTGCTGCAAATTCCTTGTCCATCTTTTCCAGGACAACATTCAGTGCACTCTCGAAGTCCTCTTCGAATTTAACCTTGGCAAGCTCATCCTTTGACTCAAGGGAGAGAATATCCGCCATTGGTATTCCTGCTTCAAGTGATGCCTGTGCCATGTCACTGTACTTGGAGATTGCTTTCAATAACTTGTACTGCTTATCGAATGGACAATATGTGTCAACAGGGTGGAACGCATTCTGCTGAAGGAAGTATTCCCTAAGCATACGGCAGATCTCAAGAACCAGCTGCTGGTCTTCCGGAAGTGCATCGGAACCGACGAGCTGCACAATCTCCTGAAGTTCGGATTCCTGCTGGAGAAGCTCCATTGCATGGTCCCTGAGTGGTACCCAGTCAGGTGCAACGTTCTCTGTGAACCAGTCAGAAAGACCCTGAGTGTATAGACTGTAACTTGTAAGCCAGTCTATGGATGGGAAGTGTCTCCTCTGTGCAAGTTTTGCATCCAGTGCCCAGAATACTTTTACAATACGGAGTGTGTTCTGTGTAACAGGTTCTGAGAAGTCACCACCAGGTGGTGATACTGCACCAATAACTGTAATAGAACCTTCTTCTGCTGCAAGTGATTTTACTACACCTGCACGCTCATAGAACTCAGAGAGCCTTGCAGAAAGGTATGCTGGATAACCTTCTTCACCAGGCATCTCTTCAAGCCTTGAGGAAATTTCCCTCATTGCTTCTGCCCATCTGGATGAAGAGTCAGCCATAAGTGATACATCGTATCCCATGTCACGGTAATATTCTGCAATTGTGATACCTGTGTAAACAGATGCTTCACGAGCAGCTACAGGCATGTTAGATGTGTTTGCGATAAGAACTGTACGTTCCATTAGTGGACGACCGGTCTGTGGGTCCTGGAGTTCAGGGAACTCATTCAATACATCAGCCATTTCGTTTCCACGTTCTCCACATCCGATATAAACTACAATGTCAGTGTCACTCCACTTTGCAAGCTGCTGCTGGGTAACTGTCTTTCCTGAACCGAATGGACCAGGGATAGCTGCAGTACCGCCCTTTGCAACAGGGAAGAGACCGTCAAGAATCCTCTGACCTGTAATGAGAGGTCTAGTTGGAATAAACTTCTTCTCGACTGGACGTGGCAATCTTACAGGCCATCTCTGCATCATGGAAATTTCAGTGCCATCTGTAAGGACACATACTGTTTCGTCAACCTTGAACTTTCCGGACTTTATTTCTTCAACTGTACCGGAAACTGTAGGCAACATCATGATCTTGTGCTCAATGTTCGCTGTTTCCTGTACAACACCAATTACTGAACCGCCTTTTACGGAATCTCCACTTGATACAGTAGCTTTGAATTCCCATACTTTGTCACGGTCAAGACCGGGAGCGGTAACACCTCTGTCAATGAAGTCTCCCATCTTTTCCTGGAGTACTTTCAGAGGTCTCTGAATACCATCATAAATACTTTCTAATAAACCTGGACCGAGTTCTACAGAGAGAGACTTTCCAGTGTTCACTACAGGTTCACCTGGTTTGATACCAGATGTATCCTCATATACCTGAACAGTAGCTTTGTCACCTTTGATTCTGATAACTTCGCCCATTAGACCTTCGTGACCAACATGTACTACATCGTACATTTTTGGCTTGATACCCATAATAGTGACAACTGGTCCGGCCACACGATAAATTTCACCTTTCATTTCCACAGATCTACACCTACCGATTGCTTTATTTTTTCCCTTAAATTCGAACTTT
Encoded proteins:
- a CDS encoding V-type ATP synthase subunit D, which encodes MGVKDVKPTRSELIEFKRKIKLSQSGHKLLKMKRDGLILEFFEILSKAKDVRTELDAAYEDASRRIGIANAVDGTITVKSTAFALKSKPEIELESRNIMGVVVPKIESSSVRKSINERGYGILGTSSYTDEAADAYENLVEKIILAAEIETTMKKLLDDIEKTKRRVNALEFKVIPEYQEAMGFIRLRLEEMERENTFRLKRIKG
- a CDS encoding ATP synthase subunit B, whose amino-acid sequence is MTKEYKTITEISGPLMFLENTEPVGYGELVHINLPDGTTKRGQVLDTSADVVAVQVFEGTGGLNEESGVVFSGETIKLPVSKDMLGRILSGSGEPLDGGPRIVPEDRLDVNGSSMNPYSRMPPEDFIQTGISTIDGTNTLVRGQKLPIFSGSGLPHNEIALQIARQAKVPGSDEPFAVVFAAMGITNEEAQYFMQDFEKTGALERAVVFLNLADDPAVERIITPRMALTAAEYLAYEHDMHVLVILTDITNYCEALRQMGAAREEVPGRRGYPGYMYTDLASLYERAGVIKGLKGSVTQFSILTMPGDDITHPIPDLSGYITEGQIVVSRELHMKGVYPPINVLPSLSRLMNSGIGEGKTREDHKAVSDQMYAGYAEGRDLRGLVAIVGKEALSERDQKILEFADLFEDRFVRQGRDEDRSIEDTLAVGWDILSELPESLLTRIDNKYIDKYHPAHKSN
- a CDS encoding ATP synthase subunit A, whose amino-acid sequence is MEMKGEIYRVAGPVVTIMGIKPKMYDVVHVGHEGLMGEVIRIKGDKATVQVYEDTSGIKPGEPVVNTGKSLSVELGPGLLESIYDGIQRPLKVLQEKMGDFIDRGVTAPGLDRDKVWEFKATVSSGDSVKGGSVIGVVQETANIEHKIMMLPTVSGTVEEIKSGKFKVDETVCVLTDGTEISMMQRWPVRLPRPVEKKFIPTRPLITGQRILDGLFPVAKGGTAAIPGPFGSGKTVTQQQLAKWSDTDIVVYIGCGERGNEMADVLNEFPELQDPQTGRPLMERTVLIANTSNMPVAAREASVYTGITIAEYYRDMGYDVSLMADSSSRWAEAMREISSRLEEMPGEEGYPAYLSARLSEFYERAGVVKSLAAEEGSITVIGAVSPPGGDFSEPVTQNTLRIVKVFWALDAKLAQRRHFPSIDWLTSYSLYTQGLSDWFTENVAPDWVPLRDHAMELLQQESELQEIVQLVGSDALPEDQQLVLEICRMLREYFLQQNAFHPVDTYCPFDKQYKLLKAISKYSDMAQASLEAGIPMADILSLESKDELAKVKFEEDFESALNVVLEKMDKEFAALGGN